The proteins below are encoded in one region of Pseudomonas helmanticensis:
- the murB gene encoding UDP-N-acetylmuramate dehydrogenase, which translates to MSLQVQPQVSLKPFNSFGVDVRAQLFAEAHSDADVREALAYSTAHDVPLLVIGGGSNLLLTADIAALVLRMATRGIRVVSDDGNRVVIEAEAGEPWHAFVQHTLALGFSGLENLSLIPGTVGAAPMQNIGAYGVEIKDVFAGLTALDRQTGELRDFSLEECNFAYRDSLFKQQPGRWLILRVRLKLDRVAHLHLEYGPVRQRLTEQGIEQPTPTDVSRAICSIRSEKLPDPAVLGNAGSFFKNPLVSPAIVAQIKQQHPDVVAYAQADGQMKLAAGWLIERAGWKGFREADAGVHKLQALVLVNYGAATGLQLLDLAQRIQKDIAERFNVDLEMEPNRY; encoded by the coding sequence ATGAGTTTGCAGGTGCAACCGCAGGTTTCCCTGAAGCCGTTCAACAGTTTTGGCGTGGATGTTCGCGCGCAACTGTTCGCCGAAGCCCATAGCGACGCCGATGTCCGTGAAGCACTGGCTTATTCCACTGCTCACGACGTGCCGTTGCTGGTGATCGGCGGCGGCAGTAATTTGCTGCTGACCGCTGACATTGCGGCGCTGGTGCTGCGCATGGCCACCCGTGGCATTCGCGTTGTCAGCGATGACGGCAACCGCGTGGTGATCGAGGCGGAAGCGGGCGAACCGTGGCATGCGTTTGTGCAGCACACGCTGGCGCTAGGATTTTCCGGACTGGAAAACCTCAGCCTGATTCCCGGCACCGTTGGCGCTGCGCCGATGCAGAACATTGGTGCCTACGGTGTCGAGATCAAGGATGTGTTCGCCGGGCTGACCGCACTGGATCGCCAGACCGGCGAGCTGCGCGACTTCAGTCTCGAAGAGTGCAACTTCGCCTACCGCGACAGCCTGTTCAAACAGCAGCCGGGGCGTTGGTTGATTCTGCGCGTGCGTTTAAAACTGGATCGAGTCGCCCATCTGCACCTGGAATACGGCCCGGTGCGTCAGCGCCTGACCGAGCAGGGCATCGAACAACCGACGCCGACCGACGTCAGCCGTGCCATTTGCAGCATCCGCAGCGAGAAATTGCCGGATCCGGCGGTGCTCGGCAATGCCGGCAGCTTCTTCAAGAACCCGCTGGTGTCGCCGGCCATCGTCGCGCAGATCAAACAGCAGCACCCGGACGTGGTGGCCTATGCACAAGCGGACGGGCAGATGAAACTGGCGGCGGGCTGGCTGATCGAGCGTGCTGGCTGGAAAGGTTTCCGCGAAGCCGACGCCGGCGTGCATAAATTGCAGGCGTTGGTGCTGGTCAATTACGGCGCGGCAACCGGCCTGCAATTGCTCGATCTGGCGCAGCGTATCCAGAAAGACATTGCCGAACGTTTCAATGTCGACCTGGAGATGGAGCCCAATCGGTATTGA
- a CDS encoding low molecular weight protein-tyrosine-phosphatase, whose translation MRVLFVCLGNICRSPTAEGVLRHKLRAAGLADQVEVASAGTGDWHVGNPPDKRSQAAAKVRGYDLSAQRAQQVTRADFASCDLILAMDNSNLRNLKALQPSTGKAELDLFLRRYAGLVDEVPDPYYDGDQGFEQVLDLIEAACDQLLIEVKGRL comes from the coding sequence ATGCGCGTTCTGTTTGTGTGCCTGGGCAATATTTGCCGTTCGCCCACGGCCGAAGGTGTGTTGCGCCACAAGCTGCGCGCTGCGGGGCTGGCGGATCAGGTCGAAGTGGCTTCCGCCGGCACCGGTGACTGGCACGTCGGCAATCCGCCGGACAAACGCAGCCAGGCCGCCGCCAAGGTGCGCGGCTATGACCTGTCGGCGCAACGCGCGCAGCAGGTCACTCGCGCCGATTTCGCCAGTTGCGATCTGATTCTGGCGATGGACAACAGCAACCTGCGCAACCTCAAGGCTTTGCAGCCTTCCACCGGCAAGGCCGAACTGGATTTGTTCTTGCGTCGCTATGCAGGGCTGGTCGATGAAGTGCCGGACCCGTATTACGACGGCGATCAAGGTTTCGAGCAGGTGCTCGATCTGATTGAAGCTGCGTGTGACCAATTGTTGATCGAAGTGAAGGGCCGGTTATGA
- the kdsB gene encoding 3-deoxy-manno-octulosonate cytidylyltransferase has protein sequence MTTAFTVVIPSRYASTRLPGKPLLDIAGKPMIQHVWEQASKSSATRVVVATDDARIVEACKGFGAEVVLTREDHNSGTDRLAEVAAKLGLEPDAIVVNVQGDEPLIPPSVIDQVAANLAAHTEARMATLAEPIEDVDTLFNPNVVKVVSDLNGLALTFSRATLPWARDAFAKSREQLPQGVPYRRHIGIYAYRAGFLQDFVSWGPCWLENTESLEQLRALWHGVRIHVADALIAPPTGVDTLEDLERVRRLLEA, from the coding sequence ATGACCACCGCCTTCACCGTTGTCATCCCGTCGCGTTACGCCTCGACCCGCCTGCCGGGCAAGCCGTTGCTGGACATCGCCGGCAAGCCGATGATCCAGCATGTCTGGGAACAGGCGAGCAAAAGCAGCGCCACCCGTGTGGTGGTTGCGACTGACGATGCGCGCATCGTCGAGGCCTGCAAAGGCTTTGGCGCCGAAGTGGTGCTGACCCGTGAAGATCACAACTCCGGCACCGATCGTCTGGCTGAAGTCGCGGCGAAACTGGGCCTTGAGCCCGACGCGATCGTGGTCAACGTGCAGGGCGACGAGCCGCTGATTCCGCCAAGCGTGATCGATCAGGTCGCCGCCAACCTCGCCGCCCACACTGAAGCGCGCATGGCCACGCTGGCCGAGCCGATCGAAGACGTCGACACCCTGTTCAACCCGAACGTGGTCAAAGTCGTCAGCGACCTCAACGGTCTGGCGCTGACCTTCAGCCGTGCGACCTTGCCGTGGGCGCGCGATGCGTTCGCCAAGAGCCGCGAGCAATTGCCGCAAGGCGTGCCATACCGTCGTCACATCGGCATTTATGCCTACCGCGCCGGTTTCCTCCAGGACTTCGTGAGCTGGGGCCCGTGCTGGCTGGAAAACACCGAATCGCTCGAGCAACTGCGTGCCCTGTGGCACGGCGTGCGTATTCATGTCGCTGATGCGTTGATCGCGCCGCCGACCGGTGTCGACACGCTTGAAGACCTCGAGCGCGTTCGTCGCCTGCTGGAGGCCTGA
- a CDS encoding Trm112 family protein yields MDTKLLDILACPICKGPLKLSADKTELISKGAGLAYPIRDGIPVMLESEARTLTTDERLDK; encoded by the coding sequence ATGGACACCAAATTGCTCGACATCCTCGCGTGCCCGATCTGCAAAGGCCCGCTCAAGCTCAGCGCCGACAAGACCGAACTGATCAGCAAGGGCGCCGGCCTGGCGTACCCGATCCGCGACGGCATCCCGGTGATGCTCGAAAGCGAAGCGCGCACCCTGACCACCGACGAGCGTCTGGATAAATGA